From one Sulfurimonas sp. genomic stretch:
- a CDS encoding FTR1 family protein, producing the protein MLASFLITLREGLEAFLIVGIILSYLSRLQVKRYNKYIYLGVIIGIAVSLIIAYIFQVMIYGMENELYQHYLMIFILLFATAVLSYMVFWMSNQSKQIKGEIEENLDRLVTAGNIAGMVFLAFLAVLREGFESVLFFSSLSIGENISAEEGLIGASLGIMVSVILVYALMKGAKNIPIKAFFKYTSLLILIIAGGLFGSAVSMMQASGLAPVLMSSVYDISHILDDKGLIGTFLRALFGYNSSPSLLHLLSWILYMSSALILWKRTYAYAK; encoded by the coding sequence ATGTTAGCAAGTTTTTTAATAACGCTGAGAGAAGGGTTGGAGGCTTTTTTAATAGTAGGTATTATTCTCTCCTATTTAAGCCGTCTTCAAGTAAAAAGATACAACAAATATATCTATTTGGGCGTAATTATCGGGATTGCAGTATCGCTCATCATCGCATATATTTTTCAAGTCATGATTTACGGAATGGAAAATGAACTTTATCAGCACTATTTAATGATTTTTATTCTGCTTTTTGCAACGGCTGTTTTATCTTATATGGTTTTTTGGATGTCAAACCAATCAAAACAGATAAAAGGCGAGATAGAAGAAAATCTGGATCGTTTGGTAACGGCGGGCAATATAGCCGGTATGGTGTTTTTAGCATTTTTGGCGGTTTTAAGAGAAGGTTTTGAGAGCGTACTCTTTTTCTCCTCACTTAGCATAGGAGAAAATATAAGCGCTGAGGAGGGACTTATCGGTGCTTCTTTGGGGATTATGGTATCCGTGATTTTGGTTTATGCTCTTATGAAAGGCGCAAAGAATATCCCTATAAAAGCATTTTTCAAATACACCTCGCTTCTGATTTTGATAATCGCCGGCGGGCTTTTCGGAAGTGCCGTCTCTATGATGCAGGCAAGCGGATTGGCTCCTGTCCTTATGTCAAGCGTTTACGATATATCGCATATCTTGGACGACAAAGGTTTAATCGGAACTTTTTTAAGAGCGCTCTTTGGGTACAACTCCTCTCCCTCGCTGCTGCATCTGCTCTCTTGGATTCTCTATATGTCAAGTGCTCTTATATTATGGAAAAGAACTTATGCCTATGCAAAATAG
- a CDS encoding multiheme c-type cytochrome, translating to MKSVYIQLSIVLMFVTGIVQWDIFNIDWGYYSILQAMHIIGSIAVSVFLIIPFVNIHIFKYRDNIIGKKRNNRNGMFLGIVLLLITLSGLYLFFIGNRGGDEIGTYSYNLHLYGSFLLLFFLWHHTNFPYLNLKRDQKKRKHRAKRQAVLASAVLFTLLVPTLSYSSTSSSALYLTKDKQYIYSANLDGGSVSKINAKSGEKIFEKVLGSDIRRIAFNSDESIYGVTDYMKNRVYFLNKENKIIKEIKTHNRPHAIIYDEKNRYFFVTIYEDKEILVIDDKNFSVIKTIKTLDTPRGMALTDDGRLLVTHTMLGIVTIYDSKSFSKLKTITLHSTQDGDEFVSQGAPRLLDDIEIKPDGSEAWLVHVLWNFDHPFQFQSTVFPTISIISLEKGSEREEEQKRKHLFKSINILNNKNETMIVSNPCDLTFSNDGEKAFVSLAGSEDIMVFNLERSNDNSKIKRHRTKSNISGTGAKATQIFRDYPNGTNPQAILVHPDNNNIYVQNASTLDMTLLDSGGSHPFAEITLQKESFSRLVEKDPLPLAMREGKRLFNNANSDFNSQTPMSGDFWMSCNSCHFEGFNFTNRFLFKDTQIDKSKKATIGHSNLNGFISKTPLADYVRIARDTQGGMGADKKSQIALANPDNMNTELKDKMQNLHRYVTSKENLRYLSTWIKLEDDVEKYHIEDWTNSAKCKSCHSDIFNQWADSNHKNLAGANPYYMVLENLAAKTEGEEFRKWCMGCHNPSAVTTGLQKTTDTMEKFFEKGAKTLIEELKIHGNSKLEEGVSCVACHRITKVENAGGNASYTLNITERQKYAFEDSKSEAGQWLSEKFINSKPKAHKDSYMKPVYKDAAYCASCHDEFSPGNASEIVSTFKEWEKSSFNNPDNPNKHKSCIDCHMTNLQNGKFYPLKGFSTDGGKIKDDVKVHYFSGSNHFLSGLKNKKNEDQTLQLLKTSAKLDVDIKESQIDVGVTNVGAGHHLPTGVADFRELWLDVTLEDADGKVVFESGKLKSDGNLGEDARPFMKVFADKEGKPAGLLFWKYEKLLSDTRIAAGERRVESYKIPKDKTLKYPLTATVKLNFRIYPQWVTDAVKKAYPQLPNPPVVELNRVVKVF from the coding sequence GTGAAATCAGTTTACATTCAACTCTCAATTGTGCTTATGTTTGTAACGGGCATAGTTCAATGGGATATTTTTAATATCGACTGGGGATATTACTCCATCCTGCAAGCCATGCATATTATCGGTTCAATCGCCGTTTCTGTCTTTTTGATTATACCTTTTGTAAACATTCATATTTTTAAATATAGAGATAATATAATCGGTAAAAAAAGAAATAATAGGAACGGTATGTTTTTAGGAATAGTGCTTTTACTTATAACTCTCAGCGGGTTGTATCTGTTTTTTATAGGAAACAGAGGCGGTGATGAAATCGGCACATACTCATACAATCTTCATTTATACGGCTCATTTCTACTACTCTTCTTTTTATGGCATCACACCAACTTTCCATACTTAAATCTTAAAAGAGATCAAAAAAAGAGAAAGCATAGAGCTAAAAGACAAGCTGTTTTAGCTTCAGCAGTTCTCTTTACATTGCTTGTTCCGACACTCTCATATTCAAGCACAAGCAGTTCGGCTCTTTATTTGACCAAAGACAAACAATATATTTACAGCGCAAACCTAGACGGCGGCAGTGTCTCTAAAATCAACGCAAAAAGCGGCGAAAAAATATTTGAAAAAGTTTTGGGAAGCGATATAAGAAGGATAGCTTTTAACAGCGATGAGTCCATTTACGGCGTAACCGACTATATGAAAAACAGAGTCTATTTTTTAAACAAAGAGAATAAAATTATTAAAGAGATAAAAACGCACAACAGACCGCATGCAATAATTTATGACGAAAAAAACAGATACTTCTTTGTAACAATTTATGAAGATAAAGAAATTTTAGTTATCGACGATAAAAATTTCAGTGTTATAAAAACTATTAAAACTCTTGACACTCCGCGAGGAATGGCACTAACGGATGACGGAAGACTTTTAGTAACACATACGATGCTCGGCATTGTAACAATTTATGACAGTAAAAGTTTCTCAAAACTAAAAACTATAACTCTGCATTCGACTCAAGATGGCGACGAGTTTGTGTCGCAGGGCGCGCCGAGGCTTTTGGATGACATAGAGATTAAACCTGACGGCAGCGAAGCTTGGCTTGTTCATGTTTTATGGAATTTTGACCACCCTTTTCAATTTCAGTCAACCGTTTTCCCTACAATCTCAATTATCTCGTTAGAGAAGGGCTCTGAGAGGGAAGAGGAGCAAAAAAGAAAACACCTTTTTAAATCCATAAATATACTAAACAACAAAAATGAGACCATGATTGTATCAAACCCTTGTGATTTGACCTTTTCAAATGACGGAGAAAAAGCATTTGTATCATTGGCGGGAAGCGAAGATATCATGGTTTTTAATTTAGAAAGAAGCAATGATAACTCTAAAATAAAAAGACATAGAACAAAATCGAATATAAGCGGAACGGGAGCAAAAGCCACCCAAATTTTTAGAGATTACCCAAACGGCACAAATCCCCAAGCTATTTTAGTGCATCCCGATAACAATAACATATATGTTCAAAACGCTTCTACTCTTGATATGACGCTTTTAGACAGCGGAGGAAGTCACCCTTTTGCAGAGATTACACTGCAAAAAGAGTCTTTTTCCCGTTTGGTTGAAAAAGATCCTCTGCCATTGGCAATGAGAGAGGGAAAGAGACTGTTTAACAATGCAAATTCGGATTTTAACAGCCAAACTCCGATGAGCGGAGATTTTTGGATGAGCTGCAACTCTTGTCATTTTGAAGGGTTTAACTTTACAAATCGCTTTTTATTTAAAGATACACAAATTGATAAATCCAAAAAAGCGACTATCGGACATTCCAATCTAAACGGATTTATATCAAAAACTCCTTTGGCTGATTATGTGAGAATTGCCAGAGATACGCAAGGCGGAATGGGAGCCGATAAAAAATCGCAAATAGCTTTGGCAAACCCGGATAATATGAACACAGAGCTAAAAGATAAAATGCAAAATCTGCATCGTTATGTTACCTCAAAAGAGAATTTGCGTTATCTCTCTACTTGGATAAAACTCGAAGATGATGTAGAAAAATACCACATAGAAGATTGGACAAACTCTGCAAAGTGCAAATCATGCCACTCTGATATATTTAATCAGTGGGCGGATTCAAATCATAAAAACTTAGCAGGAGCAAACCCTTACTATATGGTTTTAGAAAATCTAGCAGCCAAAACAGAGGGTGAAGAGTTTAGAAAATGGTGCATGGGCTGCCACAATCCAAGTGCCGTTACGACAGGTTTGCAAAAAACTACCGATACAATGGAGAAGTTTTTTGAAAAAGGAGCAAAAACCCTAATAGAGGAGTTGAAAATTCACGGCAATTCAAAACTTGAAGAGGGAGTCTCTTGCGTTGCCTGTCATAGGATTACAAAGGTTGAAAACGCGGGCGGAAACGCATCTTATACTTTAAACATAACCGAGCGCCAAAAGTATGCGTTTGAAGATAGTAAATCAGAAGCAGGACAGTGGCTCAGTGAAAAATTTATAAACTCAAAACCCAAAGCTCATAAAGATAGTTATATGAAACCCGTTTATAAAGACGCCGCTTATTGTGCCTCTTGTCATGATGAGTTTAGTCCGGGTAACGCAAGCGAGATAGTCTCTACTTTTAAAGAGTGGGAAAAATCGTCATTTAACAATCCGGACAATCCTAACAAACATAAAAGCTGTATAGATTGCCATATGACAAATCTGCAAAACGGTAAATTCTATCCCTTAAAAGGTTTCTCAACCGATGGCGGCAAAATAAAAGATGATGTAAAAGTTCACTATTTTTCCGGCTCAAATCATTTTTTATCGGGGCTGAAAAATAAAAAAAATGAAGATCAGACACTGCAACTGCTAAAAACTTCTGCAAAGCTTGATGTAGATATCAAAGAGTCTCAAATTGATGTCGGAGTAACAAATGTCGGGGCAGGACATCATCTGCCGACGGGCGTTGCAGACTTTAGGGAACTATGGCTTGATGTAACGCTGGAAGATGCCGACGGAAAAGTCGTATTTGAGAGCGGAAAACTAAAAAGCGACGGTAATCTAGGCGAAGATGCACGACCTTTTATGAAAGTATTTGCAGACAAAGAGGGTAAACCCGCAGGACTTCTTTTTTGGAAATATGAAAAACTTTTAAGCGACACCAGAATTGCCGCAGGAGAGAGACGAGTCGAATCCTACAAAATACCTAAGGACAAAACACTAAAATATCCGCTAACGGCTACCGTAAAACTAAACTTTAGAATCTACCCGCAATGGGTAACGGACGCGGTAAAAAAAGCATATCCGCAGCTGCCAAACCCACCTGTTGTCGAGTTAAACAGAGTAGTTAAAGTTTTTTAA
- a CDS encoding FeoA family protein encodes MKISRENMSDKIDNNKTKKLSDCKKACIVKITKLNADSELRQRLISFGIMKDAVVEVLELAPAKSTIEIKVGKMRIALRAQEAELIEVVKI; translated from the coding sequence TTGAAAATAAGCAGAGAAAATATGTCGGATAAAATAGATAATAATAAAACAAAAAAATTAAGCGATTGTAAAAAAGCGTGTATAGTAAAAATTACCAAGCTAAATGCCGATTCGGAGCTAAGACAACGATTGATATCTTTTGGAATTATGAAAGATGCGGTTGTTGAAGTGCTTGAACTTGCTCCCGCAAAAAGTACGATAGAGATAAAGGTCGGTAAAATGAGAATAGCTCTTCGAGCTCAAGAAGCTGAACTGATAGAGGTTGTAAAAATATGA
- a CDS encoding DUF2325 domain-containing protein produces the protein MSVLVIGGDKIDAIKSILSYFGASNIVHWNARKKASTCKKIIPVDIECVVMLTSFLNHNAMKHFKSEAKKRDLPVICSKHNGSCFYDEYKKVMGNECINCDVYSSCNIK, from the coding sequence GTGAGTGTTTTAGTAATAGGCGGAGATAAAATTGACGCTATAAAATCAATATTGAGTTATTTTGGGGCATCTAATATAGTTCATTGGAATGCAAGAAAAAAAGCAAGTACATGCAAAAAAATTATACCTGTCGATATAGAATGTGTAGTTATGTTGACATCTTTTTTAAATCATAATGCTATGAAACATTTTAAGAGCGAAGCCAAAAAGCGTGATTTGCCGGTTATATGTTCTAAACACAACGGCAGTTGTTTTTACGATGAATACAAAAAAGTTATGGGCAATGAGTGTATAAACTGCGATGTTTATTCGAGCTGCAATATAAAATAG
- a CDS encoding FAD-dependent oxidoreductase yields the protein MQNSDVLIIGGGVAGLIAGIKLLEEKKSVILLEKESSVGGQCRTEVLNTGDDKYRFDYGGHRFITNNEALLAFVEEILGDNLLIANRSSVILHQNRVYEYPLNLKNLLKTAPLKLLFGALFDTLKILLKLVKPDDKSFETWITSRFGATLYKNFFAPYTKKLWGIEPKDLSADWAGQRISLLDLKDVAKKMLFKNKKTVRTYAKSYRYPKYGFGELPKRMAQRFEALGGKIFLDCEVTSFEYTNNSITAVHTQNHTFKAHDIISTMPLNEMSLKLGYESGLKFRSLRFLCIGLDIEDFSPHTWQYVSDYELLPTRIQEPKRRSEFMSPKSKSSIMLEIPCNKNDKIWNMDKEELLKIVKQDLKKLRFDIEEKIIDSFSFSTEHAYTLMDINYDIKRDDAIKYLNRFNNLVMAGRQGTFRYIFLDTAMETGLMAAGKILGDSSISKEKIYNHRNEKTVIETKSIA from the coding sequence ATGCAAAATAGCGATGTTTTGATTATCGGAGGCGGAGTTGCCGGATTGATAGCGGGTATAAAACTTTTGGAAGAGAAAAAGAGCGTAATACTTTTAGAAAAAGAGTCAAGTGTCGGCGGACAATGCAGAACTGAAGTTTTAAACACGGGGGATGACAAATATAGATTTGACTACGGGGGACACAGATTTATTACAAACAATGAGGCTCTTCTTGCCTTTGTGGAAGAGATTTTAGGCGATAATCTTTTAATTGCAAACAGAAGCTCCGTCATACTTCACCAAAACAGAGTTTACGAGTATCCGCTAAATTTGAAAAATCTTCTAAAAACGGCTCCTTTAAAACTTCTTTTCGGCGCACTTTTTGATACCTTGAAAATATTGTTAAAATTAGTAAAGCCTGATGATAAAAGTTTTGAGACATGGATAACATCAAGATTCGGAGCAACTCTGTATAAGAATTTTTTTGCCCCATATACAAAAAAACTTTGGGGAATAGAACCGAAAGATTTGAGTGCCGACTGGGCAGGACAGAGGATTTCACTGCTTGATTTAAAAGATGTTGCAAAAAAAATGCTGTTTAAAAATAAAAAAACAGTGAGAACTTATGCAAAAAGTTATAGATATCCCAAATACGGATTTGGGGAACTTCCAAAGAGGATGGCACAAAGGTTTGAGGCTTTGGGCGGAAAAATATTTCTTGATTGTGAAGTGACGAGCTTTGAATATACGAACAACTCCATAACAGCCGTTCATACGCAAAATCACACTTTTAAAGCCCACGACATCATCTCAACTATGCCGCTTAACGAAATGTCTTTAAAACTCGGTTATGAGAGCGGTTTAAAATTCAGAAGCCTTAGATTTTTGTGTATCGGTTTAGATATAGAAGATTTTTCGCCTCACACTTGGCAGTATGTAAGCGATTATGAGCTTTTGCCTACAAGGATACAAGAGCCAAAAAGAAGATCAGAGTTTATGTCTCCAAAAAGCAAAAGTTCCATAATGCTTGAAATTCCATGCAACAAAAATGACAAAATCTGGAATATGGACAAGGAAGAGCTTTTAAAAATCGTAAAACAGGACTTAAAAAAACTGAGGTTTGATATTGAAGAAAAGATAATAGATAGCTTCTCTTTTAGTACGGAGCATGCTTATACATTAATGGATATAAATTACGACATAAAAAGGGATGACGCTATCAAATACCTAAATAGATTTAACAATCTTGTAATGGCGGGGAGACAGGGAACATTTAGATACATATTTCTTGATACCGCTATGGAGACGGGGCTTATGGCGGCAGGGAAGATTCTCGGAGATTCGTCTATTTCAAAAGAGAAAATCTACAATCACAGAAATGAAAAAACGGTTATAGAGACAAAAAGCATCGCCTGA